The following proteins are encoded in a genomic region of Gimesia algae:
- a CDS encoding DUF1257 domain-containing protein → MSHIVTITTEVRDAEALRLACHRLELGEPVHETVPLFSGEATGYCVRLPDWRYPVVFDVDQGQVRYDNFQGRWGEPAQLNRLLQFYGVEKCRMEARRKGHSVLENQLSDGSIKLTIQIGADH, encoded by the coding sequence ATGTCACATATTGTCACAATAACAACGGAAGTCCGCGATGCCGAGGCGCTGCGCCTGGCCTGTCACCGACTCGAACTGGGAGAGCCTGTTCACGAAACCGTCCCCCTGTTTAGCGGTGAAGCCACTGGCTACTGTGTTCGGCTACCGGACTGGCGATACCCCGTCGTTTTCGATGTCGACCAGGGCCAGGTCAGATACGACAACTTTCAAGGTCGTTGGGGTGAACCGGCACAGCTCAATCGACTACTACAATTTTATGGCGTGGAAAAATGCCGAATGGAAGCACGCCGGAAGGGACATTCCGTCCTGGAAAACCAGCTCAGTGACGGTTCCATCAAACTCACCATTCAGATCGGAGCAGACCATTGA